GGACGGCGGTCGTGACCACGTTCAGCAGCCTGCTGACCGGGAGGCTCCGTGCGAGCGAACAGGCATCGTCGGGTGGCGGCGATCGCGGTCGCCCTGCTGGTAGGCGACGTCCGACCGCAAGATCCAGCCGGCACTGCGCCGCCAACTGGACAAGGGGAATCGCGACTTCTGGGTGGCGTTCACCGCGCGGGTCGACCTCGCACCGGCCGCCCGCAGGGTACGACTGTCCGGCCAGGTCCGCGGAGCCACCTGCGACGGTGTGCCCGGGCCCCTTCCCGGCGCCGTCGTCGCGGTCGACCGCGGCCGCGACGCGTGGACGCTGACCACGGACGCGACCGGGGAGTACGTCCTGTGGGTGCCGGCCGGTGGGCAGCCGAGCCAGGTGATCGTGGCCGCCGACGCTTACCGGCCGACGGCGTTCGACGTGACGTTGCGAGGTGAGGACGTACGGCGGGACGTGACCCTGCCGAACCTCAGTTGCCGACCCGCCGCCCGGGCCGGGCACGGCAGCGGTTCGGGTGGCGGCCCGGTGATGGCACGGCCGACACGCCTCGTCGTGACCGGCGGGCGAAGTATCACCTTCGACCTATACAGTGCAGCTTCCAGGATCCGCGGGGCAGACCCCATGTCCGCAGCAGAGTCGAAGGAGTCGCCGTGATCGACGACGTGACCCACCAACTCGGCGCGGTCGACCGCACCGTCCGCAGCGGAGAGCGCGACGGCGCCCCCACCCGGGTCGTAGCCGTGAGCCAGACCTACGACAACGCCGTCGACGACGTGTGGGACGCGCTCACCAATCCGGCGCGGCTCCCCCGCTGGTTCCTGCCGGTCACCGGCGACCTGCGGGTCGGTGGCCGCTACCACCTCGAGGGGAACGCCTCGGGCGAGATCCTCGCGTGCACGCCGCCGTCGCATCTCGCGGCCACCTGGGAGTCCGCCGAGGAGGTCACCTGGCTGGAGGTCCGGCTCACCGAGGAGGGGCCGGGGCGCACCCGGCTCGACCTCGAGCACTCGGCACACGTCGACCCGGGACGCTGGAAGCAGTTCGGCCCGGGCGCGGTGGGGGTCGGCTGGGACCTCGCCCTGCTCGGCCTGGCCACGCACCTGTCGGGGGCCGGCGACCTCGACCCGGAGGAGGCGGCGGCCTGGCCGCTGTCGGAGGACGGCCGGAAGTTCATCGCGTCGTCGAGTGAGCGGTGGGGCACGGCCAACGCCGCCAACGGCGAGGACGAGGCGACCGCGGCGGAGTCGGCCGCCCGTACCACCGCCTTCTACACCGGCCAGCCGCAGTAGTGAGCTCCGAGCTCCACCTGGTCCTCGACCGCTGGGGGCTCGAACCCGCCGACGCGATCGTGCGCAGCGAGTCCGGCACGATGAACGACACCTACGTCGTCGCCACCGCCCGCAGCCGGGTCGTACTCCGTCGTCATCGCCGTACCGACCTCAGCCGGATCGAGTGGGAGCACGAGGTCGTCGCGCACGCCCGCGCGGGCGGCGTGCCGGTCCCTGCCGCCATCCCCACACCTGGCGGCGACTTCGTCGTCGGGCACGGCGGGAGGTGGTTCTCGCTGTCCACCTACGCCGACGGCGAGCAGGTCGATCGCGACCGGCTGCGCCCCGAGCATGCCCGGGCGATGGGGGTGACGCTGGCCCACATCCACCGCGCGCTGGCCGACGTGCCGGATCTCCCACCGGCGAAGGTGAATCCGGCGCCGGCCCCGGAGGAGACCCTGCGGCGGATGGCGGAGCTCGTCGCGCTGATCGAACGCCGGGAGAACTTTGACCGGTGCGACGCCTGGGCGCTGGACCGGCTGCGCAGCACGATGACCTGGCTCGCGTCCGAAGGCGCCCGGCTCACCCTGCCCGAGGCTCCGGCGGGCTCGGCCCGGCTGACCCACGGTGACTACCAGGAGACCAACCTGTTCTTCGCCGGCGACGGAACCGACGTACGCGTGGCCGCGGTGATCGACTGGGACAAGGCCGAGGTGCACTGGCCGGCCGAGGAGATCCTTCGTGCACTCCACTATTCGTTGCTTCTCGCGCCCGGCCTGTGCTCCGCCTTCGTCGAGGGCTACCGCTCGGTGAGCCCGCTCGCGATGGACGACCTCGACCTGGCGGCCGACATCCGCACCTTCGGGGACGTGCACTCCACCTGGTTGCTCGACGAGCTCTACCTGCGGGGCAACGACCGGGTACGCCAGTTCGTCCGGCCCGGGCCGTTCGTTCCGTTCAGCCGGCACTGGCACGACCTGCGGCGCGCCCTGACCTGACAGGGCATCCTGGCCCGACCGCATCCTGGCCTGGCAGCGGTTATCTGCTTGCGGCGGAACCGCGGGCGGTGCTTGGGTACGTGCCGATGACTGCCGAACTCGACGCGCTCGTCCGCCCGGCGGACTATCCCCTGTCCAGCAGGTACGACCCGGAATGGGTCCTGAGCCTGGACATGGGGCCACATCCCCTGTGGCTGCTGGAGGACCTGGCCCGCGACCTCGACCTGCGTCCCGGCATGAGGGTGCTCGACCTCGGCTCGGGCAAGGGCGCGACGTCGGTGTTCCTGGCCCGCGAGTTCGGCGTCGAGGTGGTCGCCGCCGACCTGTGGATCGCACCGGAGACCGCGACGCAGGTATTCACCGCGGCCGGAGTCGCCGACACCGTACGCGCGGTCCATGCCGAGGCGCACGCGCTGCCCTTCGAGCCCGAGTCGTTCGACGCCATCGTGTGCGTCGACGCGTACGAGTACTTCGGTACGGCCGACAACTATCTCGCGTACATCCTCGGTTTCCTCAAGCCCGGTGGGCAGTTCGGCGTCGCCACGCCCGCGATGACCCGGGAGGTCCGCGACCTCGGCGGCATCCCGCCACACATCAGGGAATGTGTCGGCTGGGAGGCGCTCGCCTGGCACACCGCTGACTGGTGGCGGTTCCAGTGGGAGGTCACCGAACTTGTCACCGTCACCTCGGCCCGGCTGCAGCCGAGCGGGTGGGAGGACTGGCTGGCGTGGGGGCGCGCGGCCCTGACGCGGGCCACGGGCGCCGACCGGGCCGCCGTCGAGAGCGTCAACGCCATGCTGGAAGCCGACGGCGGGGAGTTCCTGACGTTCGCGTTGATCACCGCGCGGAAGAACCCGGCGTAGGGGAACCAGCCGGACCTGGTGGCGCGCAGGCCTCCTCGGGCGAGTGTCAGCGATCGACGGTGAGTTCGGACAGCCGCATCGCCAGCTTTCTGCGCACCGCCGCGTTGTGGCCGGCGAGGGCGAGGACGGTGTTGCGGAGCGCACGCGCGGCGGGGTTGCCCAGGGTCGCGGCGCGGGTCATCCGGTCGGTCATCTCGACCACGCCGGCCGCGACGGGGCGGCGCACCGACTCGTAGCCGTCCTCTGTTCCCTCGAGGATTCGGCTCGCGAGTTCGGTCGCGTCCTGAATGC
This Actinopolymorpha cephalotaxi DNA region includes the following protein-coding sequences:
- a CDS encoding SAM-dependent methyltransferase codes for the protein MTAELDALVRPADYPLSSRYDPEWVLSLDMGPHPLWLLEDLARDLDLRPGMRVLDLGSGKGATSVFLAREFGVEVVAADLWIAPETATQVFTAAGVADTVRAVHAEAHALPFEPESFDAIVCVDAYEYFGTADNYLAYILGFLKPGGQFGVATPAMTREVRDLGGIPPHIRECVGWEALAWHTADWWRFQWEVTELVTVTSARLQPSGWEDWLAWGRAALTRATGADRAAVESVNAMLEADGGEFLTFALITARKNPA
- a CDS encoding carboxypeptidase-like regulatory domain-containing protein, translating into MAFTARVDLAPAARRVRLSGQVRGATCDGVPGPLPGAVVAVDRGRDAWTLTTDATGEYVLWVPAGGQPSQVIVAADAYRPTAFDVTLRGEDVRRDVTLPNLSCRPAARAGHGSGSGGGPVMARPTRLVVTGGRSITFDLYSAASRIRGADPMSAAESKESP
- a CDS encoding phosphotransferase enzyme family protein encodes the protein MSSELHLVLDRWGLEPADAIVRSESGTMNDTYVVATARSRVVLRRHRRTDLSRIEWEHEVVAHARAGGVPVPAAIPTPGGDFVVGHGGRWFSLSTYADGEQVDRDRLRPEHARAMGVTLAHIHRALADVPDLPPAKVNPAPAPEETLRRMAELVALIERRENFDRCDAWALDRLRSTMTWLASEGARLTLPEAPAGSARLTHGDYQETNLFFAGDGTDVRVAAVIDWDKAEVHWPAEEILRALHYSLLLAPGLCSAFVEGYRSVSPLAMDDLDLAADIRTFGDVHSTWLLDELYLRGNDRVRQFVRPGPFVPFSRHWHDLRRALT
- a CDS encoding SRPBCC family protein, producing the protein MIDDVTHQLGAVDRTVRSGERDGAPTRVVAVSQTYDNAVDDVWDALTNPARLPRWFLPVTGDLRVGGRYHLEGNASGEILACTPPSHLAATWESAEEVTWLEVRLTEEGPGRTRLDLEHSAHVDPGRWKQFGPGAVGVGWDLALLGLATHLSGAGDLDPEEAAAWPLSEDGRKFIASSSERWGTANAANGEDEATAAESAARTTAFYTGQPQ